The sequence CTCATCTAAATATCTATCAACATTATATACTGCTGAAATTATTGTATATTGATAAGTGCCTTTATATTTCCTTATCCTTAACTTTTTTATTCTTCTTTCTTGTTTTGTTAACATATCTAAAAAAAACAGATTAGGATTGCGAATTAATTTCTTTAATTTTCTAGTGAGCATTTTATTTCTCTGATTCAAAATGATATTTAAGTGCGGATATTAATAGGGATTTATAATCTTCAAGCGGGGCTTTCTGTGTGTTGAAGTCGTTAGCACAAAAAGAGTGAGGTAGGCAGCCCTCTTTCTTGGCCACTTTTAATGCTTTAAAGCTGCTTCTTGCTGCGGTCGATCTAATATTAAAGTAGTAGCAAATATCTCGGGCTGGCACGGCTGCGCCTTGAATATAAGATAGCCAAGGAACAAAGAATGTTGCTAAATTCATATCATGGTTTGTTCGGAATTTATTAGGCAAAAACTTTTTTATCTCACGTTCATACCGTTGATGGCTTTGTTCAAAAATGCTTTTCCTGAGCGGAATATAGGTATGCACCAAGGGGGTATCAATCGCTATTTGAAAATCTTTTTCGAAGATATCTATTACATTGTGTGAGGCAGAAAGCGTTGGTGTATTCGTTCCTTTAGCTTGCATATCCGCCAGGCTTTTTTGAGAAAGAAATAATGAAGCTATACCATTACCTTTAAAGAAATGTCCTGGCGGCAAGGGCCTTGCAACAAAAACATCATCATTAAAATAGATAAAGTGCTCTGCCAGGCCCGGTATCTTATGTAAATGAGCTTCTATAACATGTGAGTTAAAGGTAGGTAAATATTGGCTTTCAATAATGTCACTATGATCGATTATTGTAATTCGAGAGTTGCATTGTAGCCAGGCAGGACGTTGTTTATCGGTGATAATGTATATCTGCCTAACCCAAGGTAGGTAAAGCTCTACGCTCTTAATAGAATAACGCAATTCATCATGGTTACTGAATCTCGCACTATCTGTTGCATGCTGACCCAGAGTATCTTTATCTACTATGTTCTTATTTTGTTGATAGCGTTTTTGCCACGCGGGATCAGAATCATCAACCCATGTAAAAACAACATCTATTGGGAAGTTAACATTTGTTAGTTTTTCCAATGACAAATCATGGCGAATAAGAATATTTTCTTCTAATTCAGGACAAAGAATTTCATTTCTAATGATAGGGTATTTTTTATTTAAGTGATCACGAAAAAACACGCCAGGACTTTGAAGGAATTTTTTTAATTTTTTCATTTGTTATCTAAAATGTAGGGCAGACAAACTATATCCCTTCATCCACCTTATAAACGGCAATTGCCTCATCCACTGAGTCAAAATATTTCACCTGATTATCCCGACCTATAAAGAGCGCAACATCACAAAACTCTTTCAGCGAGCCTAGGCTGTGCGATACCATCAAAAAGCTGGCTTCTTCATGGCGGGCTTTGAATACATCAGCGCATTTCCGCTTGAACTTGGCATCGCCGACGGCGGTGACTTCATCCACCAGATAGTAGTCAAACTTAAATGCCATGCTCAGGCCAAAACCGAGGCGGGATTTCATACCCGAGGAGTAGGTTTTGATCGGCATATCGAAGTATTTTCCTAACTCGGCGAACGCTTCGACAAAGGCAACTTTTTCTCGGAGTTCGCTGTGAGTAGCATACAGGCAAGCAACAAATTTGACGTTTTCGCGTCCTGTTAGGCTGCCCTGAAATCCACCAGCAAGTCCTACAGGCCAAGAAATTGTTTTGTCTGTATGGATCTGGCCCGAATCAGCCCGGTCAATACCGCCAATAACCCGCAGCAGGGTAGATTTACCCGCGCCATTTCGGCCAATTAATGCGACGCTTTTCCCCGAAGGTAGCTCTACGTTCAGATCTTTAAAGACATAATGGCGACCGGCAGGGGTGCGGTATGATTTGGTGAGATTTTCAATTTTGATCATGAGGTCAGCATCGCCTCTTCACGGTTACGGTAGAACGCGAGCCCGACAAACAAGGTAACCAGAGCACAGAACGCCAGATAGTTCAGGCTTACTCCCTCACTGACATAGCCGGGGACGACGGCGGCACGACATAATTCGACCACGTGCACGATCGGGTTCCATAACAGATATGGCCAGTACTCTTTTGGAATTGAATGTAGCGGAAACATAATGCAGGAGATAAAGTACAGCGGCTTAATCAGGATAGGTAAAAACTTCTCGGTTTCAGGGAAGGTTTTACCCACCACCATAAAGATCAGCCCTACACCGCAAGAGAAGATCACCAGCAGTACCCAAACCAGTACCAGCGAAGTCAGTTTAACCACTTCAAACTCTTCGCCTGCCAGAGCCACAATTACCATCAGCAGCACGTAAACCACCGCGTAGATCAACGCCTCTAAAATGGCGCGGGCAATAATCGTATCTATAGGTTTGACTGGCCGGTAGTTGAACAGACCCTGATTGGCCTCAATCGCGCCTATAGACCTATTGGTGATGTTACTGAAAACGAAGTAGGGAATGATTCCGTTGATCAAAAATACCGGGAAGGAGATATCCGGCATGGTGCGGTGCATGATGAAGCCGAAAATAGTCAACAGGATCAGCAGATGGGCCATGGGTTCCAGCGCTGCCCATAGATATCCAAGCCTGTATTTGCCAAACCGGGTTTTAATTTCCCTTAAAAAAAGTGCCTTAACGGCAGCTTTTTGTACTTCCAAGCCACTACGTGCCATCAGTTTCCCATTGGTTAATATTTACCCACGCTACCGCGCCTGACTTACAGCTGCCAATATGCCGAAAACGAGAACAGACTGCAGAAAATGGACGTGTTTTTCCGCCCTTGTGCTTTAATCACAATGGGAAGTTAATTATCAATAATTGAGTTCAGAGGAACTAATGGGAAGTAATATTCCCTATCCCATTTGCACTAGGTTACATTGATATTCCTTTCCCGTAAAAATTAGATTTGAATAAGGATTATTGCAAGGGGGCACTGACTTTCATTCAGGTATGCAAAATCAATCTAGAGCAATAATTTACTTTAAATTACTTGTTTGATCTATAGTCTTAAAAATTAATTTTTCCTTTTTTAATTAAAAACCCTATTAAATCAAAACGATATGTAATGTATTTTTTACCTTTACAGGATTTTTGAATTGTATTTTTAACGTATTTTGATTTGCGAAATTATTTAATTAGATGAATTACCTTTATTAATGATGCTATTTATTAGCTTTGATTTGTGTCGGTGTATTGAGGAAAACAAAACCAGCGGCTTTCTCCATTAGTTTTCGCATCGATATTCAAATTGCTGCCACTGTAGAACCCGAATTATTCGGTCTAAGACTCAATGAACCTCCGGGATTTAGGTTGTGTTGCATTAAGCAAAGGCGCGGGTAATATCTCATTTATTTACCAGAATCTCCGCCCATTTCTCTGATACGAAAAGCCTTCGAACGACTGTATTATCCCGTAGATAACATCGCTCAGTGTATTCACGGGTATCTCGTCTATGTCGTGATGTGATGGACGTCCCTCCCTTACATAACCAGTGCCATACTTTTACTGACTACATTAAGCTGGGAGTGACATTAGATTGACCTGTTTATCCTCTGCAACGTCATCACGACGTGTGGCATAAGAGAGCATCGGGCTTAACATGCGCCCTGCTATGAGTTTTAGATAGAGTTTAGAGCCGTTGGTTGGCGGCATAGATTCTTGTTGTGCTATCGCGGTAAAGCTCTGAAAGAGCCGCCAGTGTATTGATAAGCTACCCGATTAACCACATATCAAGACGTGACAGTTATCTGGGATAGTTCAATTATCTGGGATAGTTCAATGGGGACAAAAGGCAGGTATGTGAGTTATCACTATCGCTAGAAGCACTTATATCTCTAATTTATTGAGATACAAGAAGATTGGAGCGGGTGAAGGGAATCGAACCCTCGTATAGAGCTTGGGAAGCTCTCGTTCTACCATTGAACTACACCCGCTTCGGTGTGCGGTTTGCATTATAACCGGTTCTTTGACGTGGGCAAGCGAAGATATAGTCTAAGCGCCGGTATTTTAAGCGATTAGCTTAAATAAGCCGTAACTACTGCTATTTTCTGGGAATCCTTTGCTCAGTAAAAAGGGCGCCGTAGCGCCCTAATAGGTTTACCGTTAACCAAGGTTGCTTATTTTACCGGGCGCATCGCTGGGAACAAGATAACATCGCGGATAGTGTGGCTGTTGGTAAACAACATCACCATACGGTCAATACCAATGCCCAAGCCAGCCGTTGGCGGCAAGCCATGTTCCAGTGCGGTGACATAATCTTCATCGTAGAACATTGCTTCATCATCGCCTGCTTCTTTGGCGCTAACTTGATCGGCAAAGCGCTGAGCTTGGTCTTCAGCGTCATTCAGCTCAGAGAAGCCGTTGCCAATTTCACGGCCACCGATGAAGAACTCGAAACGGTCAGTGATGAATGGATTATCGTCGTTACGACGTGCCAGCGGAGAAACCTCTGCCGGGTATTCAGTGATGAATGTTGGCTGAATCAGGTGGCTCTCTGCGGTCTCTTCGAAAATTTCGCATTGAACGCGGCCCAGGCCCCAGCTCTTCTCCACTTTGATACCTAGTGACTCGGCAATGGTCACAGCTTTGCCCATATCATCCAAATCCGCCACATTGGTTTCAGGGCGATATTTGCAAATGGCTTCTTTCATGGTCAACTTGACAAAAGGTTTACCAAAATCAAATGTCTGCTCACCATACTGCACCACACTACTACCCAGAATGTTTTCAGTCAGGGTGCGGAACAACTCTTCGGTCAATACGATCAGATCTTTGTAATCCGCATACGCCATATAGAGTTCCATCATAGTGAACTCTGGGTTATGGCGCGGTGAAACACCCTCATTACGGAAGTTGCGGTTAATTTCGAACACACGTTCAAAACCACCGACAACCAGGCGTTTCAAGTACAGTTCTGGTGCGATACGTAAGTACATATCGATATCCAGCGCATTATGATG comes from Yersinia bercovieri ATCC 43970 and encodes:
- a CDS encoding Stealth CR1 domain-containing protein produces the protein MKKLKKFLQSPGVFFRDHLNKKYPIIRNEILCPELEENILIRHDLSLEKLTNVNFPIDVVFTWVDDSDPAWQKRYQQNKNIVDKDTLGQHATDSARFSNHDELRYSIKSVELYLPWVRQIYIITDKQRPAWLQCNSRITIIDHSDIIESQYLPTFNSHVIEAHLHKIPGLAEHFIYFNDDVFVARPLPPGHFFKGNGIASLFLSQKSLADMQAKGTNTPTLSASHNVIDIFEKDFQIAIDTPLVHTYIPLRKSIFEQSHQRYEREIKKFLPNKFRTNHDMNLATFFVPWLSYIQGAAVPARDICYYFNIRSTAARSSFKALKVAKKEGCLPHSFCANDFNTQKAPLEDYKSLLISALKYHFESEK
- a CDS encoding ABC transporter ATP-binding protein, with amino-acid sequence MIKIENLTKSYRTPAGRHYVFKDLNVELPSGKSVALIGRNGAGKSTLLRVIGGIDRADSGQIHTDKTISWPVGLAGGFQGSLTGRENVKFVACLYATHSELREKVAFVEAFAELGKYFDMPIKTYSSGMKSRLGFGLSMAFKFDYYLVDEVTAVGDAKFKRKCADVFKARHEEASFLMVSHSLGSLKEFCDVALFIGRDNQVKYFDSVDEAIAVYKVDEGI
- a CDS encoding ABC transporter permease, coding for MARSGLEVQKAAVKALFLREIKTRFGKYRLGYLWAALEPMAHLLILLTIFGFIMHRTMPDISFPVFLINGIIPYFVFSNITNRSIGAIEANQGLFNYRPVKPIDTIIARAILEALIYAVVYVLLMVIVALAGEEFEVVKLTSLVLVWVLLVIFSCGVGLIFMVVGKTFPETEKFLPILIKPLYFISCIMFPLHSIPKEYWPYLLWNPIVHVVELCRAAVVPGYVSEGVSLNYLAFCALVTLFVGLAFYRNREEAMLTS
- the lysS gene encoding lysine--tRNA ligase, producing MSEQKTQVAEQAQELNSELQARREKLAVLREKGIAFPNDFRREHLSDQLHAEYGSKENEELEALNIEVTVAGRMMTRRIMGKASFVTLQDVGGRIQLYVSRDDLPEGVYNEEFKKWDLGDILGARGKLFKTKTGELSIHCSELRLLTKALRPLPDKFHGLADQETRYRQRYLDLIANDESRNTFKVRSQVMSGIRSFMVEKGFMEVETPMMQVIPGGASARPFVTHHNALDIDMYLRIAPELYLKRLVVGGFERVFEINRNFRNEGVSPRHNPEFTMMELYMAYADYKDLIVLTEELFRTLTENILGSSVVQYGEQTFDFGKPFVKLTMKEAICKYRPETNVADLDDMGKAVTIAESLGIKVEKSWGLGRVQCEIFEETAESHLIQPTFITEYPAEVSPLARRNDDNPFITDRFEFFIGGREIGNGFSELNDAEDQAQRFADQVSAKEAGDDEAMFYDEDYVTALEHGLPPTAGLGIGIDRMVMLFTNSHTIRDVILFPAMRPVK